A segment of the Centropristis striata isolate RG_2023a ecotype Rhode Island chromosome 15, C.striata_1.0, whole genome shotgun sequence genome:
ATGCCTAACGTTTTATAGTGACAAacgtaattttactttttatcaatCTTTTTCTGATGAACCCCTGATAACAAACCATTCAAATACCTGATAACATTCAAAACAGGTTTTCTAAACAAATTTCACCATCATCAGTGTTGTTTCGTTTTGGTGGTCCTTCTCCCTCTGCAGCACAGGAACCTGAAAACGGCCAAAGTAGACAGCAGCAGTCCAGTAGCTGCAGTAATCAATAGTAACACTACATCCAAACTGTAGTATGAGTACCAGGGCATCTTATAGGCTTCTGTGCGCAGATGAGAAGCCCCTTTATGGCGAATCACATATTCAACCCAGAAGACGGCCTGATCCATGGGCGCCATCGGCTGATCTCTGTGCAAACGTGACAGTCTTTGCATGTTCTGTCTGTAGCTGTCGTCACGGAGCACTTCATGAATACCTTGCTCAAAACTGCGGGCATTAAGATCGGCTAGCTGAATGATCTTTCCGCTCCCTCTCTCCTGCAGACGTAAAAGGTTATCATACTGGTCAAAGAACAACGGTATGCCGAGCACAGGGACCCCATGGTAAATGGCCTCCTGGACTCCGTTGGTTCCTCCATGAGCCACAAAGACTCTGGTCTGCGGATGGCCCAGGAGGTCCTTCTGTGGCATCCAGTCCACGATCAGGGTGTTATTGCCCAAAGTAGAGGGATGCTCCCCTTTGTGCCTCCAAATCACCTGTTCAAAAAGGAAATAATTATGAATTTACTGTGTTGTTACACCAGCAGATATGCAACATATGAATTAGTTGCATATGTTGCATATCTGCAGGTGtagctactagtcctacaacttgaagagttgcaggacaaactagaaaatttcctctggggaaattttctagttttctgaaagggccacgggggctactgccggtgtgtgtacactatgatgagattcttcagaaatTTCAAACTATGCCTTTTAACCTCATacgcgtgcgtgcgtgtttgaagcatgtgtatgcatgtgtgaggagtgtgcgcgcttacgtgcatgtgtgtgtgtgtatctgtaactgtaatcacatcaaagatcaaaggcaatcagatcaaagcaatcaacagaattaactgacacctgtccggctcagtgacagcagaggtggacagactgaaatttctggtctcgaacagaaagcattgttggcaaaaccataatacctatcattgatccgacttcactttgagcatcctgagttcttcctgaacgtctacatatgttttttttccagaaaaatgaaaaaatagctttgttagagcgatctaaaaaaactgttccatctccctttttcagaaatcttcctgcgtttttaatatgggagccaatgaggctgttggtggtgttggtggatcatctgtgcgtcctacgcccaaactataactctgacagctttaccagaggattgtgagtgagaaaacaaattttcctatgcttctatgtataaattatttctgttgagtggaatttgcggcctggagcgcagttttaaaattaattttttgacaatttattctctccctctacactctagcgatgatgtcacacactgtgacacgaacattcagtgcaatacacacccattataatctcagaattactccaaaaatgatcatggtcattgaacagggattgataataaactatatgacctatcgaaacatgtattaatacaccgatacacaagacttgtgtctactgtttaaagtttaaatggagtctctaggtgaaattatgccggagaagtagacgtttaaaaatctccaattattgttctttttcgctcatttttttttcggccattccattcatttcaatgcaaaattttgggcagtttttcgtgaaaatttgtattctgtagagagaagaaatagcacaccgatcccgatcaaaccgcacgtttttatatataatttgtcctgcaactcttcaagttgtaggactagtagcgggacgaaattgcgtccggaagaggaagaagaagaaatccacagtataacagtagtgcagcactggtccctacagctattgctgtatgggaccagtgctcggtgcgattgccccgtggccctaattatcCATTTTATATCAAGATGTCTTTCCAAGATCATTaacacaacatttttcttttttcataggAAAAGGAAACCGCAAAGGTACCGTGAGGAGATATTTGCTTAATCTGGCCCAAAGTGTATTGGATAAGAAACATAGATTTAATGATATGATATAATAGTGAATCAGTGACACTGAGCATGTGTTACCTTCTGAGGCATCTTGGCAAAGACGCTGGCGACTTCATCTGCGAGCTCTCTGGGCAAAGCATTGACTAAGGTTCCCAGAGTCATGATGATGACTCCATGCTCCCCAGCACTCTGAACAAAGTCCTCCAGGTCTGCTGGCAGAGGTTCGGCAGGTTTGCACTGAAATCCTCCGATGTAGACGACGTTTGGCATTGTTGGCCGGGGGAattcaaacacaaaatctgacCTGAACAGCCAAATGTCTGCTTCCTGCAGAAGCGAGATGATGTCACATCCACCCTCGATGTATTTCTCACAGACAGCGTCATAGGTCGGCCCCACCACGACTTCCTGCTGGAACACTAAAATgctgtagaaaaaaatgttcttgaCCCTCTGGAtgaaagtcattttgtctgttaaGCCTGATCCAAACACTGGGATATAAGACAGTGGTGAGGGGGCCATCACCAAGTGGCCCTCTCCGCTGGTGACCCAGCGAACATTGAGCACCAGGGGCAGTTTGAGATACTTGGCTAGTAAGACCCCTGATCCTATAGCTGGGTCAGTGAGAACAAGGTCATATTGGGCATCCATTAATCTTTTGACAAGATTTTCATCATCAAAGATTCTAGCAACAGCATCAATCCACATTGAATGAATCTCAGAAATCAAAGAGAGGAAGTCCTTGGTGAGTTTGAAGAAAGTAAGTGCTGAAGCCCCCTCTCTCTGCGCCTAGAAAAAAGGTGGTGAAAAAAGTGATCATCTTAACacttaaatgacaaaaagacccACATAAGAACCCATATATAATCCCTTTGGACATACCCTGATGTTCTCCTGTAGGTACACACCAAAAAGGTCCTGAAAACTCTGAAACACTTCAATGGTTATGGATGTGTAGATAGGAGACTGTTCTGGGATGTACCAGCTGTCAGAGAGCCTGATAACAGTGATGCTGTGACCCCTGGCATGAAGTTCTTCCAGCAGGATCTTCATGTTGATCCAGTGGCTGCCGTCCACAGGAAACGCCAGAATGTTCCCTCCATTGCAAGGTGGTGGTGTGAAGGAAATCAGACAAACACTGAGGAATACAAACATTCCACACAAACGATGCAACGGCATGGTTCCTAAAATGTAagacatataataaataagagACCTCTTCAGTTTAGGATAAGTGTGCTGAACAAGTTTATGGATTTTTGTCAGCTAAAAACAAGGCAAAGATACAGTTTGTGCTGCTAAAACAAATGCacatctaaagttttttaatctaaaaaaatggaaaacaaataCTCCACACAAACGATGCAAAAGCACAGTTCCTAAAATGTAAGACATAATAAGATAAGAGACTGATTCAGTTGCAACTAggagatattacatttttagcatGATTCTAAGGATAAAGTCCCTGAAATTCACTTACCCATGCTCACGAGTGGCAACAGTATTGCTTCTTGGCTGCACACAGACAGTCCATCAACAGGATTCTTCATATATTTGAGTTCAAACTCCAGTGTCAGAGATGATCAGTTCTTGATGGTAAATGAGTTACCCAGTGTGGCATGTGTCACATTAACTTATGGTGCTATACCACAAATATTCTGCAAATAACAAGCAAAACCATTAATTTCTCCTTTACCGTGTCattgacattttattacatCTTTTAGTTATGTTGTTAAAACAGCTGGTAGTGTCCTGTACAGTGTAGTTATGTGAATCAGAAGAACCCTGTGACCTCTTTCATAAGAGAATTAGAGTGGGTTGTGCAATTTAAACTCTCATGACTTTCATGCTAAGTGCAAATAAATACCTGGAGAAAATACATATGACTTTATTGGAGTTAATGATCTAAAATGTTTTAGCTGGTATGGATATGTCAATTGAGTCATAGAAGTGAAACCTCAGTCAATATCACTTCTGTTGAACATACACACATTCCTCTGttagcttttttttccattttcagaTTAAAAGAGTATAAACTGATcagaaaatcacaaattatTCAAGGGTATTTTACAAATGAAACAGTAACCCGTACAAATACACTTgacaattcattttaaaagagcaACAGGGCTACGTTTCTGTTTTtaactatatttattttttatcaaataaaacagacaatgaaatagtTGTTATGAGTGGTAATCATCCCATAAgtaggggcctgctccacctgctgtaaggccagcaggttgttatcaggcCACTGAATTGGCAGCTATATTTAACATGTGTTGTTTAACACGCCCTCTATTGGCCATAGTTCAGGTAAACCATGCCAAGGCACATGTGAAGTTATTGAGTGTGAAAATGAGGGGGGAAGCAAGGACACAGAgtatgaaagacaaaaaatatctcCTAGGCAGaatttgccaaaaaaacaacaacacaggacTTACACTCAGAAGaccagggtttgtgtcccatgtccAAAAAAGTAGATGCTATTATTTGAAGTTGTAAGTTAATGTCCATGCCTAACGTTTTATAGTGATAAACgtagttttactttttatcaATCTTTTTCTGATGAACCCCTGATAACAAACCATTCAAATATCTGATAACATTCAAAACGGGTGTTCTAAACAAATTTCACCATCATCAGTGTTGTTTGGTTTTGGTGGTCCTTCTCCCTCTGCAGCACAGGAACCTGAAAACGGCCAAAGTAGACAGCAGCAGTCCAGTAGCTGCAGTAATCAATAGTAACACTACATCCAAACTGTGGTATGAGTACCAGGGCATCTTATAGGCTTCTGTGCGCAGATGAGAAGCCCCTTTATGGCGAATCACATATTCAACCCAGAAGACGGCCTGATCCATGGGCGCCATCGGCTGATCTCTGTGCAAACGTGACAGTCTTTGCATGTTCTGTCTGTAGCGGTCGTCACGGAGCACTTCATGAATACTTTGCTCAAAACTGCGGGCATTAAGATCGGCTAGCTGAATGATCTTTCCGCTCCCTCTCTCCTGCAGACGTAAAAGGTTATCATACTGGTCAAAGAACAACGGTATGCCGAGCACAGGGACCCCGTGGTAAATGGCCTCCTGCACTCCATTGGTTCCTCCATGAGCCACAAAGACTCTGGTCTGCGGATGGCCCAGGAGGTCCTTCTGTGGCATCCAGTCCACGATCAGGGTGTTGTTGCCCAAAGTAGAGGGACGCTCCCCTTTGTGCCTCCATATCACCtgttcaaaaatcaaataattatgAATTTGATGTATCTGTACACCAGCAGTTCCCAAAGTCCACATTTACTGATTAGTGACACTGAGCATACCTTCTGAGGCATCTTGGCAAAGACGCCGGCGACTTCATCTGCGAGCTCTCTGGGCAAAGCATTGACTAAGGTTCCCAGAGTCATGATGATGACTCCATGCTCCCCAGCACTCTGAACAAAGTCCTCCAGGTCTGCTGGCAGAGGTTCGGCAGGTTTGCACTGGAATCCTCCAATGTAGACGACGTTTGGCATTGTTGGCCGGGGGAattcaaacacaaaatctgacCTGAACAGCCAAATGTCTGCTTCCTGCAGAAGTGAGATGATGTCACATCCACCCTCGATGTATTTCTCACAGACAGCGTCATAGCTCGGCCCCACCAGAAATTTCTGCTGGAACACTAAAATGCCATAGAAAAAGATGTTCTTGACCCTCTGGAtgaaagtcattttgtctgttaaGCCCGATCCTGGTACTGGGATATAAGACAGTGGTGAGGGGGCCATCACCAAGTGGCCCTCTCCACTGGTGACCCAGCGAACATTGAGCACCAGGGGCAGTTTGAGATACTTGGCTAGTAAGACCCCTGATCCTATAGCTGGGTCAGTGAGAACAAGATCATACTGGGCATCCATTAATCTTTTGACAAGATTTTCATCATCAAAGGTTCTAGCAACTGCGTTAGTCCACAATGAATGAGCATCAGAAATCATAGAGAGGAAGTCCTTGGTGAGTTTGAAGAAAGTAAGTGCTGAAGCCCCCTCTCTCTGCGCCTGTAAATGAAAGATTTCGGGGGGGAAAAGGGGGCAAAAGTGATCATTTTAACACTtgaagggatagttcagatttttgtaaaaattggGTTGTATGAGTACCGACAGTCAATGTATTACCAGCTCAGTGACAACGCTCACttcggtgcttgttgtaaacagacagagatcgctaagtgaacacctcctgcagcagcagcacatacacactgtactgctacagagctaactgttagcctgttagcacatacacactgtactgctacatagctaactgccgctaacgatcATTTGATTACGCGTTAATTCGCGAGATTCGCTGATAGACTGCtctctgttggaagagcatttaattgttctgcctctcacttcacgccgctcacttagagtaccaatcaggtgaaattggataatcttccacggcacgcctgatgatttcttacggcacacttgtgtgccgcggaacagcggttgggaatcactgctttaGGGAGTtaggagagagaggtggaaagaTTGCAGCACCTGGCAACATGCGGTAAGAAGCAAAAAATATTTCTCTGCATGACTGAAATATCATGAAGCcaggttaataactttattttgttagcttgctaactttTTGAACACAGTGTAGTTTGCTTGCTACATCATCAATGTATCGTGTAAAGACGGCATCTTGGTTATAAACAGTAACAGGTGTGCATGCAGCTAGCGGGCAAGAGCAGGAAGAGAGGGAAgtttctgctgcctccactATGTTTAGCACGTCTGAACTTTTAATGAAGTTTAACAGTTATGAACTTtaacttaattacttaattggttgaagttcattgactggcacagcaacatgctaggctaggctagctgttgttaccagtttaacattctAGTGCCTCGTCATAATTTCATGTTGGTCAGTTCTGTTAGTGTTTGAAGCTGATTAGCTGTTGTCTGTGCTAGCTTGATCAGTTGTTGATAGATCTGGAGGTGATAAACAGACGAGCAGCCGGACGTGAAGGTTATGATAttagtgtgacagtgttaaatGTGCTGGCaggacatttctgtctcttcaGGGTAATTTGCCCACCCAAAGGAATCTTTCTCGATATGTAAACATTTGTGTCTTGAGCATTAGTAGAACATCATTTTAAAGTCAGCATGGAGTTTCCACTGTACTTTTACAGTACTATGTGTATtatcttgctttgttgtgctgcatgttattgcatttatattaaaaagtgaaagttatccattctgacttcctgtgttttgacaCTCTAGGATGAGGGCCATCTTATGTAGTCTACATGTTCAAGAGAGCACTAAGATAGTTGGTGAGTTATCAGTTGTGGTGGGCCGGTCGGGGCAAAAATGCTAGGGCCAATTTTTTGTCCTAGTCCAGCCCTGCGTAGGAACATGGAATATCTacggttgagaaaaagtagtgccaaacaAAAATTGGTTGACTGTGGTAGTGTGCTGCCCGCTGCTcttaagcatggtgtgttcactggatgATTTATATGCAGACGTTGACTTTTCCCTATTGTGGGACTAATATGGGAATCTTAAATCTTCGAATACATTTTGTGACAGGCCctgtctgcagtctgtttcCTGCCTGGAGTGCGCATCTGGTTTTCCAAACTGGGAATATGCAGACCATCATTTATTACACAGAATGCACTGACTGTGGGTAAGTACATCATACAacctaattttaaaaaatcccaaattatctctttaaatgactaaaagaccCACCTAAGGCCCCATATATAATCTGTTAGGACATACCTTCATGTTCTCCTGTAGGTAGACCTCAAAAAAGTCCTCTAAACCTTCAGACACTTCAATGGTGATGGATGTGTAGATAGGAGACTGTTCTGGGATGTACCAGCTGTTGGAGGCCCTCATCACAGTGATGCTGTGACCCCTGGCATGAAGTTCTTCCAGCAGGATCTTCATATTGATCCAGTGGCTGCCGTCCACAGGAAACACCAGAATGTTCCCTCCATTGCAAGGTGGTGGTGTGAAGGAAATCAGACAAACACTGAGGAATACAAACATTCCACACAAACGATGCAACGGCATGGTTCCTAAAATGTAAGACATAATAAGATAAGAGACCTCTTCAGTTTCAACTCAGAGATATTACAAATATAGCATGATTCTACATGATAAAGACCCTGAAATTCACTTACCCATGCTCACGAGTGGCAACAGGATCGCTTCTTCTCCTTATCAAAGAGATTCCTTATATATTTGCGTTCAAACTCCAGTGTAGGAGATGATTGGTCCGGTCCTCGTAGGTAAATGAGTTACTGATTGTGGTGTGTGTCACATGAAGTTATGGTGACAACACAAATTTTCtgcacacaacaaacaaagtcATTAATTTCTTCTTTGTCGTGTCatcattgtattttttcttttatctacTAATGTTCTTAAACTGCTCATAGTGTCCAGTACAGTGTAGTTTTGTGAATGATTTTTTCTCACTCATGCACGCTTGCATCATAAAAACCTGTGACCTGTTTCATAAGAGTATTAGAGTGGGTTGTGTAATTTGAACCCACGTGACTTTCATTCAAAGTGCAAATAAATACCTGGAGAAGATAAATATGGTTTTACAGCAGTTAATGTATGAGCTATAATGTTTTTTAGCAGTAGGTTGTGCAGTTTTTTGGCATAGATGTTTGTACAGCAGAATTTGTGCCAAATGTAGCTACCAGGTGAATGTAGGTTGCAGGTCTCACAAGTGAACTCAGTTGACCTAAAGTGCACTCTACTATCAGTAGTTAATGAGTTCATTCATTGTCCTTAACTGGTTATCAGcactggagctgatcccagctggcACTGGGCGAGAGGTGAACGCTGACACTGGGTGCTATCCAATAACTATGGCGTCTactaccagctgtcagcagtaaactgaaaaggcacccacgtggagggctggaaaatgaccaatcataagaggcccggggtcagccttggccccgcccccaatgtgtcaaaagtcctcgctccgcgtgagcagagctccaccgcgagcgacccaatgtgtcaaaagtccccGCTAATatcaagtgtaaaaaaaatattttctgtcacTGCATGGGCTGAGTTAAACCCactaaggcctaaagcgcctggaaaaaaatgcatggaaaacctatgggcgattttcaaatgaccccctaaaacctgaagtttttctggaaattcaaaacctactaaataatagatttttcagcctctgtagcagataaaaatgaaattcaaaaagtatttgagagcttaaaGGTCgacagcaataaaatcatcggtgctgttttcatcacttactgctgagctcctccgctatagtcgtcttccaccatgatttcaaagttcatgaaaagtccaatgttgcattgcgacactcgcgcatgtattctgatcatgattctgatgcatttcattgtccaagagaccgaaaataggtggaaaaaaatacaaacactacaaaatgacatatctgCTGTCCCGgtcttaatggtagagtgacgcaacagcgctaccggttttaatggtagaaatgcggtaatgctttcccggcgtcaatgggttaaaacaaaTGTAACGTGAGGGTTCAATGTATGGTGGTTAGATCACTCTTTATAAAATGAGACAGCAGGatggagatatatatatattgagtcAGCAGCACTTTACTCTTCTCTATCCTCAGGCAgcttcacaacaacaacaagcccACACTTCCTTGTTTTCCCTCACATGTCAGTCCTTTAACCAATCACAACTAGCAGGACTTAGAATGATTCAACAGACTGCTGGTACGTGTacaaatatatgtaataaaacatgtaaatatgtcaATAATAATTGTAAACAATAATCTGTCAATGTTTACacgttttaaatatattttaaccacTTAACTCAACTCAAATTTATTGTTATATCTGAACCTTACACAAATAAAAGCAGCTTAGATATGATAACCGAGAGAGACCACCAGAATAATAATTTGACTATGTCATAATATTCATGCTATCAATTGGACTGGCTCGAACATTTTGAGTCCACCCAGGAAAAACGCTCCTCATATTTTAACAAGTGCAACTCATATCAGGTAGATGATTTttaggttttaaaaaataaaatatttgacaCCTAATGTTTCTTTGTCTGAATGGTGTCTCACACCTGTATGTGATTGTGTTCTGGGCTGCTTCTAAAATGCTTCTGCACATCAGTAATgcggctgcagctgctgcatttGTGCTTCTGatgatctgtttttattcatttacagaTGGAAGTCTCTAAAATATAATACAGCTAAACTTGATAAGAGGGAACCGTCTGTGCAGCCCTGACTTAAGAAAAGCCTTTGAAACAGTTAATCACAACATCACTCTAACAGAAATTGGTTattttcttctgctgttttaAAGCCTGCTTCAAAAACAGAACATTGTGTCAGCTGAAATATTGGAGTGCCCCAGGGCTCTATTCCGGGGCACCACTTTTTAATCGAAACATCAATGATCTACCTTTAGCACGTGTTGAAGTTTATGCAGATGATACGATGAAtgcttgtgtgttttattgttgtttaaaagGCTAATTGAACATCTAGCAAAGGGACAAATTAGCCTTTCAGCTAAATCTGGCACATTTACAGTAATGTTGATCAATGTACATTGtccctgaaaaataaataaataatataaaattaagCCTGTAGAGCaagggtgtcaaactctggcccgcgggccaaatttggcccgcagtgtaattttatttggcgcGGGAGGCaaaaccaaattattatcttattattgtactataaaagctgacccgccggtattatacggcgcatttaccgctaatactacaaatcccacaatgccctgctgttgttttggcgcgtcaatcaggacaggacccagaaacgctcctctgtgacagtcgtcatagcaacctccagctagagctgtctcccagctaccccttcccaaaaatggtgaaaagaaaggcagaatttattaacctgttgaaaaagtttattttgatatttaaatcagaaggatgcaaatagaaaagaggcatacgatttttatttatttttcatttaataaatgaatgacattgatgtgttttttatttgaaatttgattttgcatgtctgcactatttagttatatattgtatgtttataagcgttgctggttccatatttaatgttaaagcaaaacatgtttggtatatattaaaaggtttatttgttcaatgttggcctgcgattttattcaagttttaaattttggcccattgtgtatttgagtttgacacccctgctgtagagGTAAATACGTTGAAAATCACTAAAGTTTGACTGAAAAGGGATCcgattgattattcatatatctGTTACTTACCTGACTGTCCATGACTtccttttgaaaaatgtttgcatgtttctCTCTACAGAGATTTGAGGGCAAAgcaataaagcaataaagccTAAAAAACTTACCTCATTGGAGAAAATCCGCCCCTGGTCCTGTGTAGCAGAATATTGCGCATATATTTTCTTGAGtctaataacaaaaaacaaggaaGCACTTTTATATCTGAATTCACAATTCGTATCGCTGATCGTACTTGTACACTGTTCAGGTAATCAAAGGTGTCTATATGTTGTGCTGAAACTTAATATTGCAGAGCTTGTGAGTATGTTTTCACAATACcgtttctttctcttcttgaGTCAACTCTTTGTTCTTTGGTTTAACTGGTTTCCTGAAACACactgaggaaaacaaacacccTCTTCCCTCACGAgggaacaaaacacacaatacacacatgaTCCTGCTTGGTCCAAGCGCCTGCCCCCTTTCTAAAGTCTCTCATAACAGGAACACAGTCTCCCCTCACACACAGCAGTAATGGAGATTCTTTAAGATGACCCCACTTGTTTTAATAACTTATTCTCATAATGACTTTATGATCTCAAacaagtttcaagtcttcttcatgaagtttatttagtaaattatggtcacatttagagtaaaataactGATAAATAATAGAATAGTAGTACCTTATaattgacaggttgctaccacagtgtattgtgtgttttcatctcaGAACTTTGTCCCTTTCACAGTGTTTATAGTACATCAGTTGCTTAAAATCTCTTGTTCAGAATTTCAGTTCAACTAGAAGATATTCTAAGgctgttcattttaaataatgatCGTCCCTTGCAAACTGAGCTCTCACTAGTGATCAGCATCATTCCAGCTCctcatctgttctgcacatgtgttggttgcaaaaaacaaacaaaattgcaACAGCCATAAAACCAAGATGGAGACTACCAAAATGCTCCTCCTTCCccttctgtttgttgttgtgtgtgagtATATGGGCAGGACCAGTTGAACCTAATCCAACAATCAACCTTCACAGTATAAAACCTTCTCTTCTCTTGTTGTCAGATCGTTTTCTCTAAAAGCGTGGTAGTACCGTGCACCTTAGCTCCTCTAGTGTTTTTGCTTCTTCCTGGTGTTTATTAGCTTGTGTGGTAATTCTCTTCTGTGCCTTCTGCATTGCTCCAGATCATCGTGTCTCATGCTCCATTACCACAATATGTAGCCCCagtcttaaaataataattaatcactTCTCTGCACTCTCCCTCTCATCTTTTGAACTGCAACTGTCTTCAACCTgaattcagagagagagagagagactaacaGCACATTCCCTTCCCAAAACCCAAATATTTTGGGGGATGTTTTTGACATCTTCCCCTTTTTGTAGCATATCAGAAGTGA
Coding sequences within it:
- the LOC131986475 gene encoding UDP-glucuronosyltransferase 2C1-like, which codes for MKNPVDGLSVCSQEAILLPLVSMGTMPLHRLCGMFVFLSVCLISFTPPPCNGGNILAFPVDGSHWINMKILLEELHARGHSITVIRLSDSWYIPEQSPIYTSITIEVFQSFQDLFGVYLQENIRAQREGASALTFFKLTKDFLSLISEIHSMWIDAVARIFDDENLVKRLMDAQYDLVLTDPAIGSGVLLAKYLKLPLVLNVRWVTSGEGHLVMAPSPLSYIPVFGSGLTDKMTFIQRVKNIFFYSILVFQQEVVVGPTYDAVCEKYIEGGCDIISLLQEADIWLFRSDFVFEFPRPTMPNVVYIGGFQCKPAEPLPADLEDFVQSAGEHGVIIMTLGTLVNALPRELADEVASVFAKMPQKVIWRHKGEHPSTLGNNTLIVDWMPQKDLLGHPQTRVFVAHGGTNGVQEAIYHGVPVLGIPLFFDQYDNLLRLQERGSGKIIQLADLNARSFEQGIHEVLRDDSYRQNMQRLSRLHRDQPMAPMDQAVFWVEYVIRHKGASHLRTEAYKMPWYSYYSLDVVLLLITAATGLLLSTLAVFRFLCCRGRRTTKTKQH
- the LOC131986462 gene encoding UDP-glucuronosyltransferase 2C1-like produces the protein MGTMPLHRLCGMFVFLSVCLISFTPPPCNGGNILVFPVDGSHWINMKILLEELHARGHSITVMRASNSWYIPEQSPIYTSITIEVSEGLEDFFEVYLQENMKAQREGASALTFFKLTKDFLSMISDAHSLWTNAVARTFDDENLVKRLMDAQYDLVLTDPAIGSGVLLAKYLKLPLVLNVRWVTSGEGHLVMAPSPLSYIPVPGSGLTDKMTFIQRVKNIFFYGILVFQQKFLVGPSYDAVCEKYIEGGCDIISLLQEADIWLFRSDFVFEFPRPTMPNVVYIGGFQCKPAEPLPADLEDFVQSAGEHGVIIMTLGTLVNALPRELADEVAGVFAKMPQKVIWRHKGERPSTLGNNTLIVDWMPQKDLLGHPQTRVFVAHGGTNGVQEAIYHGVPVLGIPLFFDQYDNLLRLQERGSGKIIQLADLNARSFEQSIHEVLRDDRYRQNMQRLSRLHRDQPMAPMDQAVFWVEYVIRHKGASHLRTEAYKMPWYSYHSLDVVLLLITAATGLLLSTLAVFRFLCCRGRRTTKTKQH